The following coding sequences are from one Pelmatolapia mariae isolate MD_Pm_ZW linkage group LG4, Pm_UMD_F_2, whole genome shotgun sequence window:
- the LOC134625646 gene encoding uncharacterized protein LOC134625646, translating into MDLRMSREMKKKNTEEALRKMMKTCVKRPDLMVNEAIVKFCSTSSSDALEQHLSKTKEQSHPVDDWLKDLAEKLADLSGSVKLAGLGALAFAIFIDIISSSESTKEALRCVFAEEKASEVWDQIDECLKRCMMHTNDDAELINNIRRIQHQLSAALTKLKNSMMRDGQMSSRALRAWVNGAAFHIQVRIHLVRLGGLQTCGPVETLISVYECDLELLFEKHKMENKYDLDMERFKKFISEEGSSTAIAVALFPLSERLKIYYEENYDSQKKQIKQHFSKVREDLPQLVSQRAHLSV; encoded by the coding sequence ATGGATCTGAGAATGTCTAgagagatgaagaagaagaatacagaGGAGGCTCTGAGAAAAATGATGAAGACGTGCGTGAAACGTCCAGATTTGATGGTGAATGAAGCCATAGTGAAGTTCTGCAGCACGTCTTCATCAGATGCCCTCGAGCAGCACCTCAGCAAGACCAAAGAGCAGAGCCATCCCGTTGATGATTGGCTCAAGGATCTCGCTGAGAAGCTGGCTGATCTGTCAGGTAGTGTCAAGCTGGCGGGGCTCGGAGCGCTGGCCTTCGCCATCTTCATCGACATCATTTCAAGCTCAGAGAGCACAAAGGAGGCTCTGCGGTGCGTCTTTGCAGAGGAGAAGGCCTCTGAGGTGTGGGATCAGATTGACGAGTGTCTGAAGAGATGCATGATGCACACGAATGATGACGCAGAGCTCATAAACAACATCAGACGGATCCAGCACCAGCTGAGCGCCGCGCTCACCAAGCTGAAGAACTCCATGATGAGGGACGGACAGATGTCGTCACGAGCTCTGAGGGCCTGGGTGAACGGAGCCGCCTTCCACATCCAGGTGCGGATCCACCTGGTGCGACTGGGAGGGCTACAGACCTGCGGACCTGTGGAGACTCTCATCTCTGTGTATGAATGCGATCTTGAGCTGCTGTTCGAAAAGCACAAGATGGAGAATAAATACGACCTGGACATGGAACgttttaaaaaatttatttcAGAAGAGGGTTCAAGTACAGCGATTGCTGTTGCCCTTTTCCCACTTTCTGAAAGGTTAAAGATTTATTATGAGGAAAATTACGACAGCCAGAAGAAGCAGATTAAGCAGCACTTCAGCAAAGTCAGAGAGGATCTGCCACAGCTGGTCAGTCAGAGGGCTCACCTGAGTGTGTAG
- the LOC134625671 gene encoding transmembrane and immunoglobulin domain-containing protein 2-like produces the protein MKLVLRSLLLTSFCTISSWTVSSGMFVVTQTPDVSVMEGETVNITCCWTETFERFSVAWLKNQTLIRRESYPNQSQGSLKKEAKICSTLNISNIGTEDSGTYICRVIVEIPSLTESKGNGTIVTVREMHVTDYNNHTGSTPSSSTVIFILRSLPFILLVLIFCCFRNNWTTSQRHNTAAGSESMSAQRGEQDEEAGRSERGKVETRL, from the exons ATGAAGCTCGTGCTAAGAAGTCTGCTTCTCACCTCGTTCTGCACCATCTCATCTTGGA CTGTTTCATCTGGCATGTTTGTTGTGACCCAGACTCCAGATGTTTCTGTCATGGAGGGAGAGACAGTAAACATCACCTGCTGCTGGACAGAAACGTTTGAAAGATTCAGCGTGGCCTGGCTGAAAAATCAAACACTAATTAGGAGAGAGAGCTACCCAAATCAATCTCAAGGGTCTCTGAAAAAGGAGGCAAAGATCTGCTCAACTTTGAACATTTCAAACATCGGAACAGAGGATTCAGGAACATACATCTGTAGAGTGATTGTGGAGATTCCATCTTTAACTGAGTCTAAAGGAAATGGGACCATCGTCACAGTCAGAGAGATGCATGTCACtgactacaacaaccacacaGGCTCCA CTCCTTCATCATCGACTGTCATCTTCATCCTGAGGAGTCTGCCCTTCATTCTTCTTGTTCTGATCTTCTGCTGCTTTAGAAACAACTGGACCACATCACAGCGTCACAACACAG CTGCTGGAAGTGAAAGCATGTCTGCCCAGAGAGGAGAGCAAGACGAAGAAGCAGGAAGAAGTGAGAGAGGAAAAGTGGAAACACGGCTGTAG